GGTCAGACTGGAGACTTCCCAGCATGGTATCCAGCTGGCTGCCAGGCTTGGAGGCTATGGATGGaggggagctgctcccagctttCCCTTGTGCCATGaactgcagggaagagaaaataaaaactgtgagTGCTGCTGTACTTACAAGGTaagtgcctgctgctgctgccggtgGTTCCTCTGTAGGGACAGATAGAAGACAGCTAGAAGACAATTACCCTTCACTGAAGAAGCCAGTATCAAGTACACACATGTATTCTGCCCATGCAGAGATCTTGGGATGtacaacagcagagctgtgaactgaggattttactttttcttcattgtggACACAGCAGAAGTCCCCAGCAGATCCCAAGCAGTCAGTACAGTGCTCCCTAAGCCTCTGCCAAAAATCTCCCTTTACCTCATCAGCTCCTGGCCAGCTGACAGAGCAGAGACCCTCCAGAGGGCCCCTTCCCCTTGACCTCTCTCTGCTTCTATGCTGTTGCTCTGTCTCAGTTGTCACTTTCTCCTCTCTGAGAGatccctctcctcttcctcacctcACCTTTCAGCTAGAAtatctcctttcctctccctccccttgcACCACCCTGCACAGATCTTTCTGCAAAATCTCCTTTGTCCCCATCAGGTGGCTCTCACCCCATAGCTGAGCTAAGCAAgtggaagcaggaaggaaagagcTGCCTTCAAGCTGCCTGCTGTTTACCTACAGAGAGGGCAGTGCACCCAGAGCAACAGAAAGATTGCCACATCTGGTGTGGGGCTGCTGGAAATGCTGGGAAGAAAGGGGTTAAGATACTTCTCTCAGGGGCCATTTCTTGCAACTCACACCACCACAGTACACACAGCTTGGAAAGGCTTCCCAGAGCAGGGTGAGAAGCGTTTTACTTAAGTTCGTTCTCTTTGGCCACCAAAGTCCCCTTTGCAtgcaaactgaaataatgaaatacagatgACTTTAGCTGACACTGCATTGCAATAGCTACTGTCAGGTCTAGAGAGACCCAAAGAAGTCCCTCCCTGACATACTGGTCTGGAGCATGTTCTCTCTCACTAAGAGGATAGATTAAAACAGACTAAAATATACACTTGAGAACAAGCCAccagcctgctgccagcacagccaggagagcagggacacACTGAAGTGCTTCACAGCCTTGGCAGAAGCTGCCCTTCCAGCTACAGAAGGAGCTCTACcccctgtcctgcagctggTTGTACTTGTAGTGGACTAGTTTACTCAATGACAAACCGTGGTTTTCCACTTGTTCCTATAAACTCTCATGTAATacttatttttagcttttttacAGATATACAACACTGCTCATTAGCCTTGCATGCAGCATCACTCCCAATGGAGCCTAATACagcttttcccctctcctcccagccaaCCCATAACTTGCAACCTCTCCTGGTCCAGCAGCCCCATCACACCCCAATGTCCTGATTAAAACAAACCCTCCACCAGGCAGCAGTTACTTCCTACCAATTACAGTGCATGTCTCCAAAGCACCCCACTGCAAGGAGCCTTCCCACAGGAAAAGGACAACAGGCCCTCGTAAACAAAGCCAAGGCAGAGTCCCAGAACAAAGCCAGGGCTTCCTGCAtggcacagcaggaggaaagggcTGGGCCATGTCTAGAGGATCATATCCCCTCTCAATCTAACCAGAGGTTTGTGGCCACCAGACAAGGCAGGCACAAATGCTACACAAGTGATAAATGCTAtctggagagaagggagatgagATGAACtcaacacacagcaacagagCACTTCACCCCTGCCCACAGGGACCACGTGCTCCTGCAAGCTACAGCTGATCACACTACAGTGTCTACCTGGCCTGGTGATCCAGCCCTCTTAGCAGCTCACAGATGAGTTCCCACCTGAAAGGTTTGTTTCCACCTCCTCAGGCACACAATGCCTGCTGTTTTCAGGGGACACTCAGCACTGCATCCACAAAAATGCCTCATGCAAAGGCCCTTCAAATTCCCACCCTTCACCCACAAGTTCTGCCATCACTCAAGTTCAGTTAGGAGCTCTACAAGCAGCAAACCATGCACTACAGGACAGAACCACATTAACAGTGCTGGGAGCTCTCAGAGCAGaccccagcagcatctgcagcacAGTCCCCAACCAGGAGAGCACACCATGCTGAGGAAACAGAAAGGAGGTCCTGCCTTCTCAGGGGTGGGGGGCACCAGGGGAGGCTGCGCAGCCAGCAGGTTGGCACTGCGGACgaggggaggagcagaggtCACCTGCAAAGTACAGCAGTTCAAAATGCAGAGGTGTTTCCTTGCTCACTGCATTAGAGCTGCCTGACCTATAACACTGCACACAACTGCACTGCTCATATACATTTAGACTCCCCACcaccctggagctgcagcccttccctgACAGCAGATGAAGAACACAACTCTTGATCATACCATCCCCTCTCCAAAAACCACTTGCACTGTGGACACCTGCCTAAACAGGCAAACACAGGGAGGACTGCTGATCTGTTCCTTCCAATACTGTGGTGTTGCCATCTTTCACTCCCCCAACTCCAGCACCTGCAGATTGTTGCAGCCTGTTTTTCAGAGCTACCTTCTTCATCTCAGAGGGAAACAGAATCTGTGCTGCACAAAGTGATAATGAGGACAGACAGGAACCTCACACACCAGCAGGTTACTGCATGGACGTGTACTTTGCAGAGCTAGACAGGCCCAGGTGGGGTTAAGATACTGCCAGCAAGTCCTCTCTCCTATCTAGCAGCTCAGTACCAGCCTTTACCTGAACATTGTACCTGAGCAAGAGAGAAGCCTGCCTGCACTTGTGGGAAGCAAGCATCATCTTCAGTCTGACAGCCAACAGAAACAACTGTCTTGGTGCTAGGGGTCCATGTCTGGGGAGAACAGGAATGCCCAGGATCTTCAGAAGGAGAGGTGCCCACAGCAGAAAGTTCATGATAGTCATCATTAGAAGTTTCCCACTggaggggaggctggggagccaagctgagggaagaagaagggacTGGACTAGGAGCTGGGGTAGATGGCACATGGGAAGGCTGAGGTGGGAGGAGAGGTGCAGGGTCAGAGAGGTGAAAGGGAACAGCATTGGCAGGGACTGTCTTTGCAGTTTCTTTGGAAGGCTGGAGTGGGGAAGAGGCTAGAACAGAGACCGTCCTCCTGGGGGGGAGTGGGGATTCTGGAGGAAAAACGACCTAGAAagacagggaggaaagaagaaaggtgaATAAATCCAAAGAGGAACCAACAAGCACTTCCTGCAACAGGAAGGCTGGTTGCTACCACTATGTTTATCtaagggaaaaaagcagcaagaaagagaagggaacTACAAAACATGCTTCCCTGTGTTAGCTCAAGGGAGGGCACCATCTTAGACCCAGAACGTCCTGCACAGGTGCAGTACTGGGGAATATAAAGCACACCTCTTTAAAAATAACCCCCTCATGGACATTTGATATGTGACAGTATGACTGCCCAGATACCACCACCAGCACTCTGCGATCCCACTCCAATTCTTAAACATCAGGAACTAGGACCTGAGAGCTGGTTCCCTTTTCAAGCTGGACAAAGGTGAGTAGAAAGAGTTAGTTCTTAATTTCGTGTGGCTTAGGACACTCTAACTGCACCTCCACTCAGTGCTATCTGGACAGAGGGACATGCTGGAATTCCCCAGCACATCTCTGCTATCTACCTTCTCTACTTGCTGTTCACCATTCTGTTCTTCCCCCTGGGGTCTGGCAGTGCTAATGACCCCCTCTGTCAGCCAGTCATCCtggcttttccatttttcctcttcctgtttaGTGATGCCCAGTTTGTCCTGCAGCTCTTCAACCAAGCGATCCTGGGACTCAGTCTTGTGAAATATGGCAGGACCTCGTTTACACCTTGGAGAGAGGTCACGATACATTGGATGCACATTTGCAGTCTCTTTTGTCCTCTTGATTAAAGATTTAATCTAAATGACAAAGGTAATAATatcagcagagaagagcaatgtCAGAGCAAGCCCTAAGATGCAAACACTGCAAACTCAAGCCATTAGTGACAACTGTGAGCAGGAAGAGTGATGACATTTATCCCACAAGGCCAAAATTCCTCTTGGCACAGCCAAGAACAGTGACTCAGTATAAGGAAAAACCCCGTAAGGATAATCACAGCAGCCAAAAATAACCATctagaaaaagaagggaaagattAAGCAGCAGGAAGCCAAGATAGGAGGTGCAGCATGACCACTCCACTGAGCATAAAAGAAACCTCAGCATCacaagggcagggagcagccctcTGTTTACAGGCACAAGACTCTTGCTCAGAGATACCTGGTGCACAGTGTGCCTCCAGGGCTTGGGGGAACACCCCCACTCCAGCAGTGAGGCCTAAAAaggcaagcagagcagagaagctgcCACCCCAACTCAGGAACATCCTTCAGTGGTGGGAAACAGCCTTTTAACTTTCCAGACACCTCTACAGACTGAGCCTTACCCCAGTGAGGGAATCAATGTCCATTCCATGAGGAAGTCCTTACACACTGCCACATTCTGTGCTGCTGACTAACATGCAGAAGAGACCACAAGATGAAGCTGAGGATTTCAAACCCCCGTGACATGCAGCTGTCAGTGCTACGTGCTGTTAGTGTGGGTGAGTCTAGGCACActcccaccacacacacattAGTGTGCTGTCAGAACAGTCCTAGCTAGGACTCATCCTACTCCTACATTCACTCAGTGCCTGCCTGGCCTGATGCAGAAATCCTCTCAATGGGTGGTTTGGAGATGCATGGCAGATCCCATTCAGCTTTCCAAACGTTTTCTGGAGATTCTGGAGCAACTGCAGAGCTTCTGAACTGCTCATTTTCCTGGTGTCCTCCAGTTTTGTTCTTGTCAGCAGCGCCAGCCTTCCTAGGAGTtctttccctgccctgcctcttcTTGGCCAGATCAGGACAATCATCTACCTTGGTTTCATGTGGTACTTCAGCCTTTAGCTCCTGTCCTTGCTTTGCTACAAAGCCCAACTGGTTTTTAGTGTCTGGAAAGACATGCCCCCGATCCAGGGCCACAACAGAAGGTTCATAGACAGGATTCAAAATGCTGTCATTCATTGCATGTACCTCTGGCATATTTGTAGGCAGCTCCAGGGCCCATAGCTCATCTAAAGCTGTTTCCACATTTCTGCCCTGAGAAGGAAGGGCTGAGCTGTCTCTGAATGCTTTCTGCTGATTCAGCTCTTTAGGTATCTGCCCTTTCCCTCGACCATTTAAAGTGTTTGAAATGGGTACACTGGAGACTTTGGGGTCAGttctctgctctttcttctcAGGCTCCTTTGCCAAATCATTCTCTAGGCCTCGTGCAGATCTACTCAGAAGCTCCACACTAGAAGCTGGCACAGCCTGGAAAACACCTCTAGAAGAGTCAGACTTCCTGCTCGGCTGAACCAAACTTGCAGAGCTCATCTGCTCCCCACAAATAGCAGAACCTGAAGAGACTCGTGGTGGGGGCACAGGGACCATTTGTGGCAAAGAGGGGATACgtggaggagcagcagaatACCCAGAAGCAGGCAGAACTACAGTGTTACTGCCCTTCTCCACACAGAGGACCGCTGAgggggcagcagctggcactgctgAGTCCTCACTGTGCACTGCAGAAGGGTGTTTGGAATGGGACTGCACTGCTAAGCTGTGAGAAGAGTTGTTGGAATCTGCATCTGCTGAACTGGGAACTGGTTCTAGAGCAGGTTCAGAAATCAGAGACATAGTGGAACTAGTCTGCAAAAAGGAGACAGAGgaataaggagagaaaaaattaaagacagaggtcaggagaaggaaaaaagcaaagaattaagCATTATAACAATCATGACCTCCAAATCCAAGAGCCATGTTGATCCAAAGCCTTACTTCCCACAGTAAGGAACGAAAATGGGATACAGAGACCAGAACCAGTATGACATTGTGCTGATCTTCACATGAGATTACAGAAGACCAAGTTCTCCAGCCATCCAGATCCTTTTCATGTGCCCTGCAAGTGGCAGCTCATGTGCTCACCTGCAGCTGTGATGGGGgcacaaagcagctgctggaaagccAGCTACAAAGCCAGGAATGTCTAAACATTAGTAACTTACTCATACAGAGATGTACATTCTACActtcaaagctgaaaaaaaagcaatcaatgaacagaacaaagaatgacattttctttttgatacaCTAATAAAACACTCCAGCTGGCTGAGTACATGgcaatgaaaacaaagcttCAGGGCATTCACAGCAAGAACAGATGACATGGGCTTTGTTCTATCCACATGACTAATCTCACCTTGGACTGACACATACTGAACCTATGAGTCTGTCagtcactccatgcccttgtaagcATTGCTTAGATGGCTAGATTAGCCTCTTTGCCCCAGGCTAAAGACTCCACATTTGCATGGTAATGAAATCAGTATTAATTTTGATCCAAAGTACACTAACAAGAGCAACTGATAAAGAAATTTTTGGTTCTCCTTGACTTACAGGgccttttgaaaacaaaagattatggctcctccttcccctttttcagtGGTTCCTGGCTGAGTTGTAGGTAACAAACTGACATGAATCCTTCTTCTTAAAAGGGAAAAACCAGAACAGTGGCTTGGACAAGTTTGTGCAGCGGGTCAACCTAATAGCAATGCTGAGCCCTCCCAGTCTCAAAAAAGTATCCACAAAGGATTTCCAAACCCAAGAGCTATCAAGACCTGCTCTGATTCTTAGTCACGTTTTCCAAAGAAGCctcaagaaattaaaagctCATTCTCTAAGGCAGCAGGACACGTAACTCCCTAAGCCCATGTGTGGTATCTCAGTCTTTACTTACCTTTCTGGGATACTTATTAATAAAAGGATAAAATTAACCCATAAAATCTGCCAGTAGATGGAAGAGACACATGCCTTCAGCTGAGCCAGCACCCTGAGGGGTCAGGAGCTGGCACACACACTTTTGGGAAGTCACAGCAGTAACTCTACAGGGACATTgcactcagaaagaaaaaagcattagGAGACCACAATTCACCAAAGACTGCTCCTCCTCTCTGGTAGCAAGATCACAGtcacagcagaggcagaaacaaCTATTAAGTACACTCAGTAGTTAAAATGAGGGAATTTCCCAATATTGCCCTCTCCCTGTATTTTGCCTAGGCTGAAAGCACTTGTAAAAGTAACCTGGATTTATCTATGGTTCACACTTTGATTCCAGACTTCCTAAAATGAAGGCCATCATTTCCAAGGCAAGACTACCATTTTGCTCAAGTATTTCCAGCATATGAAGAACATCCTAGCTCCAAAATAAGAGCACTCAACACCAACACTAAACAGTAAGAAAACAGTTAAATACCATCATCTAGCTATGCATCAAGCAGGCATCATGTTacacagaaaaggcagaggttGAAGAACCAAGTGCATTAAGTAATCTCAGTGCCTATTGACTGATGAGCAAGATAACCAAAATCAAATCATTTcataagcaaaaataataagcaACTCATTAATGCAAGCAAAATATGATAAAGGGGTAATGTATCCGTCTGGAATAACACCTTTTACTCTAGGGTACAAGGGAAATTAAACATCAGTGCCTTCACTTCTCCCATCCCTATCTACTGCAACTTCCAGCTGTACCACCTACCAACTCCACTAGTTACACATCATATTTAGTTTTTGCATCCTACTCCTTGCAACCACACACAGGTCTGACTCTGGAACAACAGCCTTTCATCTTCCAACTTTGCAAAGACTCCACTTCTCCCCCATCCTGCCACTGGTACAGACTAGAAATCCATTTTTACAGCCATGCTAACATCACGAGTTGGCACAGAGAAGGTAAAACCAAACAAGgattgaggggaaaaatgaagCAACCTGGAGGACAGGCAAAAGGAAAGTaactcttaaaaacaaaaggacaatCCATGATCACAGAAACCATGTTCTTTGTGCTTCAGAAGAACATGTATACACTGATGAGTTCAATGCCTCCCAAAAATACTAATGCTGTGTTTATAAAGCCCATATCTTACAGTcttgctgcatttcagtttgcCCTCAGAGCTCAATCAGAAACTAAGCCAGGCAGGTGGGCAGTATTACAGAAAGCAGCTCATCTCTGTCATGCAGGTTTTCCTGGAGTTGCAGAAAGATTCTCAGGCCTCTTCTCGAGACTGCAAAGCATCCGAACACCCACACTTAAGACATATCCCCTCCTTGTATCCTGCAAGGAAAACCTGTGCTGGGCAAGGTCATTCTCAGTTGCCAATAGCTCACCTAGGAGCAAAGGCTGGTGGCAACAACCACTccccaagatttttttttcccagggcCCTGATAAAAGCAGTGGGGCCCAAGGCCACAGCACTCAAGGTCCCACAGCACATGGAAGGAGCAAGGCAGGACTTGCCAGCAGCCACAGTTGTCCTCCACCTTCACAGCAGTTTTTGAACCAGATACTTGTGGATATCCTGCACTCTACTCTAGGACCtaatatggagaaaaaaaggcaacactAAGGTGTCAATATTTGCAATTGACTAAATACACACTACAGTCAGCTTAGAAAAAACAGTGAATAACTCTGGATTCTCACAAAATGAAGTACATGTGCCAGAAGTGGCAGACTGAGTTCAATTCCGGTAAGTGCAAGAGAAGTGAAGTCCCACAGAGGGTGCATGGTCGCTGCTGGGTTCTGAACTCACCAGCTCCACGAGTTGTAGTGACCTCCATGAAACCCTCAGCCCATACCAAAAGTGCTTCCACAAATAGTGGCACAGAGagcacagcaaacagcagagctgtcacTGAATGTCCTGTCTACCTCTCCTCACAAAACACCCCTCAGCTCTGGCTGTCCCATTCAAAGGCATGGAAGGAGGAGATGGAATTCAGCACAGACAAGACACAGCATCAGAATCCTCCATGAGTTAAAAAACAGAGAATTAGGAACTTCCTTAGGATTAGAAAGCAGCCTTGCATGTGTATGGAAGAAAGGCAAACTCTACAATGACAACAAAGGGAATATATTAGATATTTGTTTTCTCCACATCTCTCAGGACAAATTCAAGCTAATAATTCAGTGAAGCTATATAtaagcaaagcagctgaaagtagaaagtaagaaaacatttttcattttgctatgATCATGGATATATgaaatctcattaaaataagCTCCACAGTTAATCATCTAGTGCAAGAATGATAACATAACTATATGAATAAAGTACATATGCCACATGCTTCACCTACCTAGACTGCCATGGGCAAGTTACTCCTGAGCTTGTCCTATTATGGGATTTTAATGCGCTAATTGTGACTGAAGTAGCAGTTCTCTTCCAATACAATAGTTTCATTTCCAAACAAGATTCTGGGTAAAAACACACTCCAAAGAGGAGGATCATCCCACAAAACAGAAGAGTCTGGTTTCTGTTGGTAAGCAGACTGGTGTCCCATGCTCCCCTACTTCTGAAATTGTAGCATAAAGTAATTCACCCTGCACTGAGCAGTAACTAAGCTCATTACCTTTGGCAAACAGACAAACTGCAGAACCAAAGGAAGAACAGACCCCAGAAATGCCTTCCCCTGACAGTGATGAAGATTTATAGCAGTTGAGAACACCTACAGCAGCACTCAGAAAGCACAAATACCACCACAGGGTCTGAGAGGTAAAGATGACATTCTGGAGACCAAAAAAGTTCAGCAGATGTGGCTGATAGAGTCTGAGGGTGGGGAGGTACAAGCATAAAGTTGACATGATAAGGTACCTTAAAGTCAGAGAGAGATGCCATCAGCTCATCCAGTTCTCGTGTGGCTGAAGAAGCCGATATCCGGGTCTGCTGCTGGCTGGCGGTGACGCGCTGGGGGCTGCTCACCTCCCCCTGGCTCACAGTGATTGCAGGGCtggccaggaaaaaaaaaaaaaaaaaagaaaaaagtgtgtttAAGCCTAGGAGAACACCCCAAGACTGAGTGTTCTAATGCTCCCCCAAGGAAGCACAGTGTGAGTttcaccagctctgcccaccctgctcAGCCCTCTCCCAGACCCAGCTTCCACACCAGATGCAGTCCCTGCCTCTCTGCCAAGACTAACACAAGagtgagcacacacacacacacacagccattAGGAAATGGACAATGACCAAACATCCACTTTGTCAGACAGTGGTTCTTTCAGATCAGCTATCAACCTGATTTTGAACAATGAACCTTCCCTAACATGACTGATGTAAATTTTCTTCCAGGCATAGCTAAAAGAGCACCAgcttcctcacagtcctgcttGATGTCTGACCCTTCAGACAAAGCCCATCACTGCctgtccctctcctgcagcatctTCCCCTATGTGACAGTCACTATTCCCACCAGAGCCTGTCCAAACCCACCCAAGCCAGCAACCACCAAAACACTACTCACACTGGGCTTGGCACTGAGCTCTCCAGCTCATCCAGCAGGCTCTCCACGCTGGGACGCACATCCTCAATTCCACGTGCACCATTTCTCTTTGGCTTCTCTTTGGTGGGGGGTGCAGCCTTCCctcccacagggctgctgctctcaggGACAACATAGTGAGGTCCAATCACACTGGGCAGTGATGGGCTTTTGCTGGCTTCATCTTtagaaaggagaagcagaaaagagacaATCAGACCCCTAGGACCACACGTACGTCACAGACACAAACAACAAATTGCCCAGAAACCTTGCGGAACATCCATCTTTGAGGATATTCAGAACTTAATGCACAAGGGCCTGAGAAACCTCATCTAATTTTGAAACTTTAATTAGAACCAAGTTTGAagctggccctgctttgagcaaggTGCCGCACCACAGGCCTCAAGAGATCCCACCTGTACCAAATGAATTTTTGATCAGGAGCTGAAGGGATCTCTCTGAATAGGATACTGGAAGGAATAAGTCAGCTACTGTTTTGAGAATCAAACTACGCAGTCACACCAAATGTCTTTCTATTCCTTACCTGCTGGGAAGCCACTGGCAGGATTATGTTGAACAGCATTCAGTTCCAGAAGAAGTCTGTCCAGTTCTGAGAGGttgctgcccagagaggagcTGGTCATTGTGGGAGACGGTTCTGCAGACTTCTGCTTGTTGGGGAAACTAAAGATAAAAGGGAAATGTGAAACTTCTAGCTCAGGATATAGCAGAACAACACTTGGAAACTTGTAGTAGGTTCACAAAGTTGACACATTTATTGTATTCTTTTTGAGTTGATGCTTTTAGCTTTGGGAGAAAGATGACATGTGCTTTGTGAAATGACTACAACACAGGCACTGCTCAGACACATCTTCAGTTGTCAGGTACAAAGAATTAGCACTAATGGACAGGGCCTCAGGTTTTTAGCCCTGCAGCAAAGAGTTAACTGTCTGCAGATCCAAGAtgcacagaacagcagcagaaccaTTAGCTGGCATACAGGAAAATTACTTGTTTCTGCTGACATCACCTCAAGCAGCAAAAGCCTCCCCCCTGAAGTGAGGGAATGCagggccagcacagcctggagaaAGAGGCAAAGTACAAACCTCAAGATATGAACAGAAAGTCTAAAGCAGCAGGTTATGTGATAGCCTCCTGTAGCACTCAAAGGTCCCTTTTCAAGTCCTCAAATCTTTCATTTGGGGAACTCTAATCAATtcataataaattaaattaattttaaactattttttcctgACTTAAATACACAAGCCTTGAAAGAACTTCATAAATGCACAAATGTGTATAAAACACTGGGTGTAATTATTCCTTATCCTATATGGGTGATCCCATTTACCACACACAACTGCAAACTTTCAAAGCAAAACCCAACACCAATGCAGTGATTTTTACAGTAATGGCACTGTCATAACATTGTCCCATTGTCAATAGCAGGGAAATTCTTTTATCCTAGTGttacaaaaggagaaataacTTCTAATGCCTCAGATATTCTTATTTCATCAAAAAGATACTTTCCAAGTCCAAAATGGAAACTTAATCTTGAGCACACTCCCATCTTATACTCAGAAAGTTAATATGTAACAGGCTTTAGGACTCTGACACCTATAACACCCCTGAGAATTCTGAATTCCCTAAGGGCAGTTATTATCTTTCtcaagactgaaagaaaaaaaaaaacacatctgcaATCTGAGGAGGGCATACTTCATCCCTACTCAAGCACACAAGATACTCACACCAGAACCAAGACATGTCAGACTCTTGTACAGGAGGACTTATGGCTGCAATTACTTCCATTTTGTACTAATTCCATGCAGCCATCTGAAAAAATTGCCATTTCTGCCTTCATTGGGCCCTCCCTAGATATGTCTACCTCTACCCAGAACTAGTTCTGGTTGAAAGCAAgttccagctctgcagaaagtGCCAGGCATGGTTAGAACTCCACTCTCCACACTGTAAGAAGGTGCCCAGGACAGAGGGCAGGCCCATCAGAGATGGAGTTTGACAGCCTCTTTCTCACTCATCTCCACGTCAGCAGAACATACAAGCTACTCCTCCAGCCTCTCAGTGTAagggcagctgcctctgctAGTATAAACTAgttatctatctatctatcatctaCTGAGATGGAAGTTTTAAGTTCTAATTCACTTGAAAATTCAAGTCAATGCACATCCTGCTAGGCCACAGGTAACTGAGTTCCCTGGATAACTGACCCAAAGGTCACTTACCTCCCTAATGACTTTAGGGCTGCTTAACAAGGAGCTGGATTTGTCACTTGTCTCTGGGTTGCATCGTTCACAACACAATCCAGATCCCTGTTCTGTCTGATGGATCCTTaacctctgctgcagctgagcaaacTAAAGGGCCAGGTCAAATGTTTGAAGTGAGCATGAAAGTTACAGTGGCCTCTGACAAAAGAGGTAATCAAAACCAACACAGGGCAACATAACATACACAGGGAAGAGTGTTTGCTTCCACTTAGAGCAGGCTGCTTGAGCCACAGCAGGCTCAAGCTGTGAGTCAGGCTTATCTCTTAACAGATACCTGTAGACGTGTTCCTCTTCACTGGCACGGGGAGGAGAGCTGAGCCCGTCCTTGGGAACTGAGGCACTGGAGCTTTTGGCACTAGAGCTGTATATAGGAGACTGGGACTGAGGCTGTGGAAATGAGATTTGCATTAGAAACAGACTACAAAGCCAATATGTACACGGCTGCATTGCAACCCCTCCCATGGATAGGGCAGAACAAAgcccagcagaagaaaaaaaatagatctgcTACATAGACAACCAGCCTCTATCAGATGAGCTACACCAGGAACAACTGTTCTCCACTTGCTTCAGATTTGCCTATGAGTTACAGATCTGTGCTGGAAACCCCCAGTGAGCTTTCCACAGGCTACACAGAGATGACTAACACTAATCTCATCACATTACCATTTTATCGGAACAATGACGATGGGTCTCAAATTCTTTTCTGCCATTTGCTCCAAACAGTTAGTGCTATTTAAAACCCACACCTCTCCCCCACTCTGTTCATAGCCAAATTCATCCTTATTTCCTTGAGAGATACTGCAGCAACAAAATAAGCATCACCCCTCCCCATCCACACCCATTCACATACTTGCTGGTGGACGTATCTGGATGTGCTGGGTTGCCACTGGTCCACAGGGTCAATCACAGAGCCATTCAAGGCCTCGTTGGAAGGTGGGGGAGGCACTGGGGGTGGCACAGCAATCTCCTGGTACGT
The sequence above is a segment of the Apus apus isolate bApuApu2 chromosome 16, bApuApu2.pri.cur, whole genome shotgun sequence genome. Coding sequences within it:
- the PXN gene encoding paxillin isoform X5 — its product is MKSLSPLCSFKSLSAKCTDALLADLESTTSHISKRPVFLTEETPYSYPTGNHTYQEIAVPPPVPPPPSNEALNGSVIDPVDQWQPSTSRYVHQQPQSQSPIYSSSAKSSSASVPKDGLSSPPRASEEEHVYSFPNKQKSAEPSPTMTSSSLGSNLSELDRLLLELNAVQHNPASGFPADEASKSPSLPSVIGPHYVVPESSSPVGGKAAPPTKEKPKRNGARGIEDVRPSVESLLDELESSVPSPVPAITVSQGEVSSPQRVTASQQQTRISASSATRELDELMASLSDFKTSSTMSLISEPALEPVPSSADADSNNSSHSLAVQSHSKHPSAVHSEDSAVPAAAPSAVLCVEKGSNTVVLPASGYSAAPPRIPSLPQMVPVPPPRVSSGSAICGEQMSSASLVQPSRKSDSSRGVFQAVPASSVELLSRSARGLENDLAKEPEKKEQRTDPKVSSVPISNTLNGRGKGQIPKELNQQKAFRDSSALPSQGRNVETALDELWALELPTNMPEVHAMNDSILNPVYEPSVVALDRGHVFPDTKNQLGFVAKQGQELKAEVPHETKVDDCPDLAKKRQGRERTPRKAGAADKNKTGGHQENEQFRSSAVAPESPENVWKAEWDLPCISKPPIERISASGQIKSLIKRTKETANVHPMYRDLSPRCKRGPAIFHKTESQDRLVEELQDKLGITKQEEEKWKSQDDWLTEGVISTARPQGEEQNGEQQVEKVVFPPESPLPPRRTVSVLASSPLQPSKETAKTVPANAVPFHLSDPAPLLPPQPSHVPSTPAPSPVPSSSLSLAPQPPLQWETSNDDYHELSAVGTSPSEDPGHSCSPQTWTPSTKTVVSVGCQTEDDACFPQVQAGFSLAQVTSAPPLVRSANLLAAQPPLVPPTPEKFMAQGKAGSSSPPSIASKPGSQLDTMLGSLQSDLNKLGVATVAKGVCGACKKPIAGQVRCKLLQ
- the PXN gene encoding paxillin isoform X4 gives rise to the protein MTSSSLGSNLSELDRLLLELNAVQHNPASGFPADEASKSPSLPSVIGPHYVVPESSSPVGGKAAPPTKEKPKRNGARGIEDVRPSVESLLDELESSVPSPVPAITVSQGEVSSPQRVTASQQQTRISASSATRELDELMASLSDFKTSSTMSLISEPALEPVPSSADADSNNSSHSLAVQSHSKHPSAVHSEDSAVPAAAPSAVLCVEKGSNTVVLPASGYSAAPPRIPSLPQMVPVPPPRVSSGSAICGEQMSSASLVQPSRKSDSSRGVFQAVPASSVELLSRSARGLENDLAKEPEKKEQRTDPKVSSVPISNTLNGRGKGQIPKELNQQKAFRDSSALPSQGRNVETALDELWALELPTNMPEVHAMNDSILNPVYEPSVVALDRGHVFPDTKNQLGFVAKQGQELKAEVPHETKVDDCPDLAKKRQGRERTPRKAGAADKNKTGGHQENEQFRSSAVAPESPENVWKAEWDLPCISKPPIERISASGQIKSLIKRTKETANVHPMYRDLSPRCKRGPAIFHKTESQDRLVEELQDKLGITKQEEEKWKSQDDWLTEGVISTARPQGEEQNGEQQVEKVVFPPESPLPPRRTVSVLASSPLQPSKETAKTVPANAVPFHLSDPAPLLPPQPSHVPSTPAPSPVPSSSLSLAPQPPLQWETSNDDYHELSAVGTSPSEDPGHSCSPQTWTPSTKTVVSVGCQTEDDACFPQVQAGFSLAQVTSAPPLVRSANLLAAQPPLVPPTPEKFMAQGKAGSSSPPSIASKPGSQLDTMLGSLQSDLNKLGVATVAKGVCGACKKPIAGQVVTAMGKTWHPEHFVCTHCQEEIGSRNFFERDGQPYCEKDYHNLFSPRCYYCNGPILDKVVTALDRTWHPEHFFCAQCGAFFGPEGFHEKDGKAYCRKDYFDMFAPKCGGCARAILENYISALNTLWHPECFVCRECFTPFINGSFFEHDGQPYCEVHYHERRGSLCSGCQKPITGRCITAMGKKFHPEHFVCAFCLKQLNKGTFKEQNDKPYCQNCFLKLFC